From the Butyrivibrio fibrisolvens genome, one window contains:
- a CDS encoding DUF5692 family protein → MLFQLYSSSAAMQLLGWILVFAGLILFNEIGRRTKIGGMIVFVIIPVILTVYFIAIQAGAFGGLSNPTRAYMNGWFHYFKLYAADIGCVGFMMIKYKWGLGKKEWFKWWPWFIVSANIMIANVSDLESAFAARGITGDFSGAWWASNEGVFIYGGWWNILNFIAGMINIFCMTGCVKLLTSNDKNKSDMLWPDMTIWFILAYDVWNFEYTYLNLPTHSWYCGVALLLAPTFANAFWNKGAWIQNRANTLAIWCMWAQVVPLFQLKGRFAAALPRIYGGATEAGITTMDLYEKAIAIFNAGDGKTVAANEAMAQMGITADPTAQGVVAIAAVVINVVCIMVIIKRSIKAGRNPYSNNVFEGTRDFEEAMARAER, encoded by the coding sequence ATGCTATTTCAACTTTATTCATCTAGTGCAGCTATGCAGCTCCTTGGATGGATCCTCGTATTTGCGGGACTTATCCTTTTCAATGAGATCGGACGCCGCACTAAGATTGGTGGAATGATCGTATTTGTTATCATTCCGGTGATACTCACTGTATACTTTATAGCTATTCAGGCAGGTGCATTTGGAGGTCTTTCCAATCCTACCAGAGCATATATGAATGGCTGGTTCCATTACTTCAAGCTTTATGCTGCAGACATAGGATGTGTCGGTTTCATGATGATCAAGTACAAATGGGGCCTTGGCAAAAAGGAATGGTTCAAATGGTGGCCTTGGTTCATCGTATCAGCTAACATCATGATCGCTAACGTATCTGACCTTGAGTCTGCATTTGCTGCAAGAGGAATCACAGGTGATTTCTCAGGCGCATGGTGGGCTTCCAATGAAGGTGTATTCATCTACGGTGGATGGTGGAATATCCTCAACTTCATCGCAGGTATGATCAACATCTTCTGTATGACAGGTTGTGTTAAGCTCCTTACTTCCAATGACAAGAACAAGAGCGATATGCTCTGGCCTGATATGACTATCTGGTTCATTCTTGCATATGATGTATGGAACTTCGAGTACACATATCTCAATCTTCCTACACACTCATGGTACTGCGGCGTTGCACTTCTTCTTGCTCCTACTTTTGCAAACGCATTCTGGAACAAGGGTGCATGGATCCAGAACCGTGCCAACACACTGGCTATCTGGTGTATGTGGGCTCAGGTAGTACCGCTCTTCCAGCTCAAGGGCAGATTTGCTGCAGCACTTCCGAGAATATACGGCGGCGCTACAGAAGCCGGAATCACAACTATGGATCTGTACGAGAAGGCTATAGCAATCTTTAATGCAGGTGATGGTAAAACAGTTGCAGCTAATGAAGCTATGGCACAGATGGGCATAACAGCTGATCCTACAGCACAGGGCGTAGTAGCTATCGCAGCCGTAGTGATCAACGTTGTCTGCATCATGGTTATCATCAAACGCTCCATCAAGGCTGGTCGCAATCCTTATTCCAACAATGTATTTGAAGGAACAAGAGATTTCGAAGAAGCAATGGCAAGAGCAGAGAGATAA
- a CDS encoding aldose 1-epimerase family protein, whose amino-acid sequence MLYSIANEELTVSVESFGAEIRSIKDQNGLEYMWQADPTYWKRTSPILFPLVGNYKDKESVYNGKTYTLSQHGFARDMEFDLVDSSKNRIVMRLEENEETLAKYPFKFMLEVEYVLTGKSVSVSWRVSGKDQDIMYFSIGAHPAFNCCLKDSYLTFAKISDESSKAPVNDSITSYILNSEGLITNSTQKYDLDNGKLHLSNELFAGDALVVEDRQATSVSLYEKDKRIVTVDFDAPLFGLWSPAGKDAPFMCIEPWYGRADGEDFDKKLENRKYGNILRKGEIFEEGYTMTF is encoded by the coding sequence ATGTTATATAGCATTGCAAACGAAGAACTGACAGTATCTGTAGAAAGTTTCGGAGCAGAGATCCGCTCTATAAAAGATCAGAATGGCCTCGAATATATGTGGCAGGCTGATCCGACGTACTGGAAGCGTACTTCTCCTATTCTTTTCCCACTTGTTGGTAATTATAAGGACAAAGAGTCTGTATATAATGGAAAGACATATACTCTGTCACAGCACGGTTTTGCCAGAGATATGGAATTTGATCTTGTAGATAGTTCCAAGAACCGCATAGTAATGCGCCTTGAAGAAAATGAAGAAACACTTGCCAAGTATCCTTTCAAGTTCATGCTTGAAGTTGAATACGTTCTTACAGGTAAGAGCGTATCTGTGAGCTGGCGTGTATCTGGCAAGGATCAGGATATCATGTACTTCTCTATAGGAGCTCACCCGGCCTTCAACTGCTGCCTCAAAGATTCTTATCTTACATTTGCTAAGATAAGTGATGAATCTTCAAAGGCTCCTGTGAATGACTCCATCACATCATATATTCTTAATAGTGAGGGGCTTATTACTAATAGTACACAAAAGTATGATCTTGATAATGGTAAGCTTCACCTTTCAAATGAACTGTTTGCAGGCGATGCGCTGGTAGTAGAGGATAGGCAGGCAACAAGCGTATCCTTATATGAAAAAGATAAGAGGATTGTAACTGTAGACTTCGATGCACCACTCTTTGGTCTATGGTCTCCTGCCGGCAAGGATGCTCCCTTCATGTGCATAGAGCCTTGGTACGGAAGAGCAGATGGCGAAGACTTTGACAAAAAACTCGAAAACAGAAAATATGGAAATATATTAAGAAAAGGCGAGATCTTCGAAGAAGGATACACGATGACTTTCTGA
- the sdaAB gene encoding L-serine ammonia-lyase, iron-sulfur-dependent subunit beta: MNLFDIIGPIMVGPSSSHTAGAVKIGYVSRKLIGEPIAEATINLYGSFLATGKGHGTRFAIAAGLLGMKPDDKRIPDSYKYAEEAGMKLTFGEAELHDVHPNSAQLILKGVSGKELEVVGESVGGSLINIAQIDGIAANFSGDYPTLIVHNVDQPGHVAEVTSMLAHKSINIATMQLYRSSRGGEAAMVIECDKEVPAESIKWLAHLEGINKVTYYSLLN, translated from the coding sequence GTGAATCTTTTTGACATAATTGGCCCCATAATGGTAGGCCCCTCAAGCTCCCATACTGCAGGAGCTGTAAAAATCGGATACGTATCAAGAAAGCTGATTGGAGAGCCCATAGCAGAAGCAACTATCAATCTGTATGGCTCCTTCCTTGCTACAGGTAAAGGACATGGTACCAGATTTGCCATAGCGGCAGGACTTCTTGGTATGAAGCCTGATGATAAGAGGATACCGGACAGTTATAAGTATGCTGAGGAAGCTGGTATGAAGCTGACATTTGGAGAAGCAGAGCTTCATGATGTGCATCCCAACTCTGCCCAGCTCATATTAAAAGGAGTCTCTGGTAAAGAGCTCGAAGTAGTCGGAGAATCTGTCGGAGGATCGCTGATCAATATAGCCCAGATAGACGGAATCGCTGCTAACTTCTCAGGAGATTATCCGACACTGATAGTTCATAACGTAGATCAGCCCGGACATGTTGCAGAAGTTACCAGTATGCTTGCACATAAATCTATTAATATAGCAACAATGCAGCTCTACAGATCCAGTAGAGGCGGCGAGGCTGCAATGGTAATAGAGTGTGACAAAGAAGTCCCTGCAGAGTCCATTAAGTGGCTTGCGCATCTTGAGGGAATTAATAAGGTTACGTATTACAGTCTTTTGAACTAA
- a CDS encoding metal ABC transporter substrate-binding protein, whose product MKKYISTIIATAMAGSFLCACASGNSLTENSANSAVSGDATVSDNGADNASGDTMSIVTTIFPEYDWVMNVLGDNASNAEVTMLLDNGVDLHSYQPTADDILKISTCDLFIYVGGESDEWVEDALLVATNKDMVVIDLLDVLGESVKEEEVVEGMQEEDEHDHAEDSDHDEDAEHDEGEVEYDEHVWLSLKNASVLVQSIADALETIDPDNADTYKSNASTYIDSLNALDARYEEAVNCATYNTVLFGDRFPFRYLVDDYGLDYYAAFVGCSAETEASFETITFLSQKVDELGLPAVLTIEGNDHRIAETIVGNTSSGDQQILTMDSMQSTTSKDVENGASYLSIMEDNLDVLTKALS is encoded by the coding sequence ATGAAAAAATATATATCTACTATCATTGCTACTGCTATGGCAGGTAGCTTTCTTTGCGCATGCGCTTCTGGCAACTCTTTGACTGAAAACTCCGCTAATAGTGCAGTTTCTGGGGACGCAACAGTATCTGATAATGGTGCTGATAATGCCAGCGGCGATACCATGAGTATCGTTACAACTATTTTCCCGGAATATGACTGGGTTATGAATGTACTTGGAGACAATGCGTCAAATGCAGAAGTTACAATGCTCCTTGATAACGGTGTGGATCTTCACAGCTATCAGCCTACAGCTGATGATATCCTTAAGATCTCAACTTGTGATCTCTTTATATACGTAGGAGGAGAGTCAGACGAATGGGTTGAGGATGCTCTTCTTGTAGCTACAAACAAGGATATGGTAGTGATCGATCTTCTGGATGTCTTGGGTGAATCTGTCAAGGAAGAGGAAGTAGTCGAGGGCATGCAGGAAGAAGACGAACACGACCATGCCGAAGATTCAGATCATGACGAAGATGCAGAACACGATGAGGGAGAAGTAGAATACGACGAGCATGTATGGCTCTCACTTAAGAATGCATCAGTACTGGTGCAGAGTATAGCAGATGCGCTTGAGACTATAGATCCTGACAATGCAGATACTTACAAATCCAATGCGTCAACATATATAGATAGCCTAAATGCCCTTGATGCTCGCTATGAAGAAGCTGTTAACTGCGCTACTTATAACACAGTTCTATTTGGTGACAGATTCCCCTTCAGATATCTTGTGGATGATTATGGTCTTGATTACTATGCAGCTTTCGTTGGATGCTCTGCAGAGACAGAAGCAAGTTTTGAGACGATAACCTTCCTTTCTCAGAAGGTCGATGAACTTGGACTTCCTGCAGTACTTACTATTGAAGGCAATGACCATCGTATAGCTGAGACTATAGTTGGTAATACATCGTCCGGCGATCAGCAGATTCTAACTATGGATTCCATGCAGTCCACAACATCCAAAGATGTAGAAAATGGTGCATCATATCTATCTATTATGGAAGACAATCTCGATGTACTGACCAAGGCTCTTAGCTGA
- the sdaAA gene encoding L-serine ammonia-lyase, iron-sulfur-dependent, subunit alpha, with amino-acid sequence MSFSKLTDIIKQADEHNIAFWEVIMHDDMQERNVTDKESFDEMLVMLRAMRTADEEYDPSLISASGLAGGDGEKLHQYRLKENKLLGDYISQVMEKAIKMGESNACMKRIVAAPTAGSCGVIPAVLLTYEEQKGVSEEEIAKALFVAAGIGEVIAASACISGAGGGCQAEIGSASAMAAGALTYLEGGTNEQIVHAVALSLKNMLGLTCDPVAGLVEVPCIKRNVSGAVNAVVSSQMAMAGIKSAIEPDEVIDSMRRIGKQIPECLRETSREGLAITPSAIAVAKRLK; translated from the coding sequence ATGAGTTTTTCTAAATTGACAGATATAATAAAGCAGGCAGATGAGCATAATATAGCTTTCTGGGAAGTGATAATGCATGATGACATGCAGGAGAGGAATGTCACTGATAAGGAAAGTTTTGATGAGATGCTGGTAATGCTACGTGCCATGAGAACAGCAGATGAAGAATATGATCCAAGCCTTATCTCTGCAAGCGGACTTGCAGGAGGTGATGGCGAGAAGCTTCATCAGTATAGACTTAAAGAAAATAAGCTTCTTGGCGATTATATATCTCAGGTTATGGAGAAAGCTATCAAGATGGGCGAATCCAATGCCTGTATGAAAAGAATCGTAGCAGCGCCGACAGCTGGTTCCTGCGGAGTTATCCCTGCAGTCCTTCTGACTTATGAAGAGCAGAAGGGCGTATCTGAAGAAGAGATAGCTAAGGCACTGTTTGTGGCAGCAGGAATAGGAGAAGTTATAGCAGCAAGTGCCTGCATATCAGGGGCTGGTGGCGGATGTCAGGCTGAGATAGGTTCTGCAAGTGCGATGGCAGCAGGAGCTCTTACTTATCTTGAAGGCGGAACCAATGAACAGATAGTTCATGCAGTAGCTCTCTCTCTAAAGAATATGCTGGGACTTACCTGTGACCCAGTAGCCGGCCTTGTAGAAGTTCCCTGCATTAAAAGAAACGTCTCCGGAGCTGTTAATGCTGTAGTATCATCTCAGATGGCTATGGCAGGCATCAAAAGTGCCATAGAACCTGATGAAGTCATAGATTCTATGAGAAGAATCGGCAAGCAGATACCGGAGTGCCTTAGAGAAACATCAAGAGAAGGCCTTGCAATCACACCTTCCGCAATTGCAGTAGCCAAAAGATTAAAATAA
- a CDS encoding trans-sulfuration enzyme family protein — protein MAISRFSNHKIETKLIHGGIYGDELTGAVNVPIYQTSTYEQEIPGVHKGFEYSRTGNPTRKALEALIADLENGTQGFAFASGLAAITTVLSLFKQGDKLIISDNVYGGTYRLLSKVFDNFGISFVSVDTTDPAKVEAAITSDVKAIYIETPTNPLLGITDLQAISDIAHKHGLLHIVDNTFYTPYIQRPIEHGADIVIHSATKYLGGHSDLVAGLVVVNDAVLGEKIAFIQNAAGGVLGPFDSFLLIRGIKTLGVRLDRHVDNAVKIADALKNNADVKNVYYPGFEDHPGHDINLKQAKNGGAMISFELTEGHDINKFFRALSIFALAESLGGVESLVCHPATMTHAAIPKEVRDSVGITDGLIRVSVGIEDGDELTRDLLQAIEASRV, from the coding sequence ATGGCAATCAGCAGATTCAGTAATCATAAAATAGAAACAAAACTTATACATGGAGGAATATACGGCGACGAGCTGACAGGAGCTGTTAATGTCCCGATATATCAGACATCTACTTACGAGCAGGAGATTCCCGGAGTTCATAAGGGCTTTGAATATTCAAGAACAGGCAACCCTACAAGAAAGGCTCTGGAAGCCCTTATTGCAGATCTTGAGAACGGGACACAGGGCTTTGCTTTTGCATCAGGTCTTGCAGCTATCACAACAGTTCTTAGCCTTTTCAAACAGGGTGATAAGCTCATCATATCTGACAATGTATATGGCGGAACATATAGACTTCTTAGCAAGGTATTCGATAACTTTGGCATCAGCTTTGTATCAGTAGATACAACAGATCCAGCCAAGGTTGAGGCAGCTATAACAAGTGATGTCAAGGCCATCTATATAGAGACTCCAACCAATCCTCTTCTTGGTATCACAGACCTTCAGGCTATCTCCGATATAGCTCACAAGCACGGACTTCTTCATATAGTAGATAACACTTTCTATACACCTTATATCCAGAGACCAATAGAGCATGGTGCGGATATAGTGATCCACAGCGCTACCAAGTACCTTGGCGGTCACAGCGACCTTGTTGCAGGACTTGTAGTAGTCAATGATGCAGTACTCGGCGAAAAAATTGCATTTATCCAGAACGCGGCAGGAGGTGTCCTTGGACCTTTCGATTCATTCCTTCTTATTAGAGGTATCAAGACTCTTGGTGTTCGTCTTGACAGGCATGTTGATAATGCAGTAAAGATAGCAGATGCCCTTAAGAACAATGCTGATGTCAAGAACGTATACTATCCTGGATTTGAGGATCATCCGGGACATGATATTAACCTTAAACAGGCCAAGAACGGCGGAGCTATGATCTCTTTTGAGCTTACAGAAGGTCATGACATTAATAAGTTCTTCAGAGCTCTTTCTATCTTTGCTCTTGCAGAGAGTCTTGGCGGCGTTGAGTCACTTGTATGCCATCCTGCAACTATGACACACGCCGCTATTCCGAAGGAAGTCAGAGACAGTGTTGGCATCACTGATGGTCTTATCAGAGTATCTGTAGGTATCGAAGACGGGGATGAACTTACAAGAGATCTGCTTCAGGCAATAGAAGCTTCCCGCGTCTGA
- a CDS encoding PLP-dependent cysteine synthase family protein codes for MKYYESLKEAIGNTPMLKLQRADESITSDIYAKLELFNPCGSVKDRVGYAMVEDAEKRGILKPGSVIIEATAGNTGIGVAFGALGKGYKVIFVVPLKFSPEKQTLMRMLGAEIINTPTEGGMQGAIKKADELVASTPGAVQLGQFVNPENPAVHYRTTGPEIWRDMSGHIDYFVAGAGSGGTFSGIVKYLKEKNPNIIAVLADPVGSTMGGGEHADYKIEGIGNDFIADTMDMSLVDRVVKVNDDQAYGQARELAHTEGVFAGSSSGAALYVAKQIAREEKGKNIVTVFPDRGDRYFSEHLYE; via the coding sequence ATGAAATATTATGAATCTTTAAAGGAAGCTATAGGTAATACACCCATGCTCAAGCTCCAGAGGGCAGATGAGAGCATAACATCAGATATATATGCCAAGCTGGAGCTTTTCAATCCTTGTGGCAGCGTCAAGGACCGCGTTGGATACGCAATGGTCGAAGATGCTGAGAAAAGAGGAATATTAAAACCGGGAAGTGTGATCATAGAGGCCACAGCGGGGAATACCGGTATAGGAGTAGCTTTTGGTGCTTTGGGGAAAGGATATAAGGTTATCTTCGTAGTTCCTTTAAAGTTCTCTCCTGAGAAGCAGACTCTCATGAGGATGCTGGGAGCAGAGATTATCAATACACCTACAGAAGGGGGCATGCAGGGAGCTATCAAAAAGGCTGATGAACTTGTAGCTTCTACGCCGGGAGCTGTCCAGCTGGGACAGTTTGTAAATCCTGAGAATCCCGCTGTCCACTATCGTACAACAGGACCTGAGATCTGGAGAGATATGTCAGGACATATCGATTATTTTGTAGCAGGCGCCGGAAGTGGCGGTACATTCTCCGGAATTGTCAAATATTTAAAAGAGAAAAATCCTAATATCATCGCAGTTCTTGCAGATCCTGTTGGCTCTACCATGGGCGGCGGCGAGCATGCTGACTATAAGATAGAAGGAATAGGCAACGACTTCATAGCAGACACAATGGATATGTCTCTTGTAGACAGAGTTGTGAAAGTTAATGACGATCAGGCATACGGTCAGGCAAGAGAACTTGCTCATACAGAAGGTGTATTTGCAGGAAGTTCATCAGGAGCAGCCCTTTATGTTGCCAAGCAGATAGCAAGAGAAGAAAAGGGCAAGAATATAGTGACAGTCTTCCCTGACAGAGGCGACAGATACTTTAGTGAACATCTGTATGAATAA
- a CDS encoding metal ABC transporter permease, giving the protein MIFDKFMMYLQYPFVRYALIVGILIALCSSLLGVTLVLKRFSFIGDGLSHVAFGAIAIASVFNLTNKMLLVLPVTIISAVLLLRTGQNAKIKGDAAIAMISVGALAFGYLIMNIFSTSSNLSGDVCSTLFGSTSILTLTQKEVWVCIVLSIAVVIIFVLFYNKIFAVTFDENFAKAAGTSADTYNLLIAIVIAVIIVLAMNLVGSLLISALVIFPALSAMRIFRSFKSVTIFSAILSVICAFGGMVISILAGTPVGSTIVAVDVAAFAICSIIGFISGRR; this is encoded by the coding sequence ATGATATTCGATAAATTTATGATGTATCTTCAATATCCATTTGTGCGTTATGCACTTATAGTTGGTATACTTATTGCCCTTTGTTCATCACTTCTTGGGGTGACGCTGGTACTTAAGAGATTTTCATTTATCGGAGATGGATTATCCCATGTAGCCTTTGGTGCTATAGCCATAGCATCAGTTTTTAATCTGACCAATAAGATGCTTCTGGTACTGCCTGTAACTATCATAAGCGCGGTTCTTTTGCTTCGCACAGGTCAGAACGCCAAGATAAAAGGCGACGCTGCGATAGCTATGATATCAGTTGGAGCTCTTGCATTTGGTTACCTTATCATGAACATATTTTCGACATCATCGAACTTATCCGGTGATGTATGCAGTACTTTGTTTGGATCGACTTCAATACTTACTCTTACGCAGAAAGAGGTGTGGGTCTGCATAGTATTGTCGATTGCAGTTGTTATTATCTTTGTACTTTTTTATAACAAGATATTTGCAGTGACTTTTGATGAAAATTTTGCAAAGGCAGCAGGCACCAGCGCTGATACCTATAACCTTCTTATAGCGATAGTCATAGCAGTTATCATAGTACTTGCAATGAACCTTGTGGGTTCACTTCTTATATCCGCACTTGTGATATTCCCTGCGCTGTCAGCTATGAGGATATTCAGAAGCTTTAAGAGCGTTACGATATTCTCTGCAATATTGTCGGTGATATGTGCTTTTGGCGGTATGGTCATATCTATTCTTGCAGGTACACCAGTTGGATCAACGATAGTTGCAGTGGACGTAGCAGCTTTTGCCATATGCAGCATTATCGGATTTATATCAGGCAGAAGATAA
- the metK gene encoding methionine adenosyltransferase translates to MGKLFTSESVTEGHPDKVADQISDAILDALLEQDPKSRVAAETTVATGLALIVGEITTKAYVDISKVVRDTIREIGYTKNSDGFNADSIAVLQSIDEQSADIALGVDKAYESKQEGASKDYGTGAGDQGIIFGYATNETPEYLPPAISFAHRLTRQLAKVRKDGTLAYLGPDGKSQVTVEFDDSGKKVKRIDTIVISTQHSADVTQEQIHKDIKEYVIKAVIPAELLDEATKYFINPTGRFVIGGPQGDSGLTGRKIIVDTYGGAGHHGGGAFSGKDPTKVDRSAAYAARWVAKNLVAAGAADQLEIELAYAIGVAEPVSITVDTFGTGKYSDEKLVEVVKNVFDLRPEAIIDSLDLRRPIYKKTAAYGHFGRDDADFTWEKLDKVEAIKAQLG, encoded by the coding sequence ATGGGAAAATTATTTACATCAGAATCAGTAACAGAGGGACATCCGGACAAGGTAGCAGATCAGATTTCAGATGCAATACTTGATGCACTCTTAGAGCAGGATCCCAAGTCAAGAGTTGCAGCAGAGACAACTGTAGCGACAGGACTTGCACTCATCGTAGGCGAGATCACAACCAAGGCTTATGTAGATATTTCCAAGGTTGTCAGAGATACGATCAGGGAGATTGGATATACCAAGAACTCAGATGGATTCAATGCTGACTCCATAGCAGTCCTTCAGTCAATCGATGAACAGTCTGCAGATATTGCACTTGGCGTAGACAAGGCATACGAGTCCAAACAAGAAGGCGCTTCCAAGGATTACGGAACAGGCGCAGGAGATCAGGGTATCATCTTCGGATATGCAACCAATGAGACACCTGAGTATCTGCCTCCGGCTATCTCTTTTGCCCACAGACTTACAAGACAGCTTGCCAAAGTCAGAAAAGATGGCACACTTGCTTACCTTGGGCCTGATGGTAAGAGTCAGGTTACTGTCGAGTTTGATGACTCAGGCAAGAAAGTTAAGCGAATAGATACCATCGTCATTTCCACTCAGCATAGCGCTGATGTAACTCAGGAACAGATCCACAAAGATATAAAAGAATATGTCATCAAAGCAGTTATCCCTGCAGAGCTTTTAGATGAGGCTACCAAGTATTTCATCAATCCTACCGGAAGATTCGTAATAGGTGGACCTCAGGGAGATTCAGGACTTACAGGTCGTAAGATCATCGTAGACACTTACGGTGGAGCCGGACACCACGGCGGCGGAGCTTTCTCAGGCAAGGACCCGACAAAGGTAGATAGAAGCGCAGCTTATGCAGCAAGATGGGTTGCCAAGAACCTCGTAGCAGCAGGCGCTGCAGATCAGCTTGAGATAGAGCTTGCTTATGCTATCGGCGTTGCCGAACCTGTATCTATAACCGTAGATACATTCGGAACAGGCAAGTACTCAGATGAAAAGCTCGTTGAGGTTGTTAAGAACGTATTCGACTTAAGACCTGAAGCTATCATTGATTCACTTGATCTTAGAAGACCTATTTATAAGAAGACTGCAGCATACGGACACTTTGGAAGAGACGATGCAGATTTTACCTGGGAGAAGCTTGATAAGGTTGAAGCTATTAAGGCTCAGCTTGGCTGA